Proteins from a single region of Deltaproteobacteria bacterium:
- a CDS encoding acyl-CoA dehydrogenase family protein has translation EEICRKLGEMGIMGVAVPQEYGGAGMDIVTYVLCMIEISKACASCGVIVSVNNSLYGYPVMAFGTEEQKKKYLTPVASGKVEGCYGLTEPSAGSDAAALKCRAVLKGDKYIVNGTKIFITNGNVAHYCVLAVTTDPALGYKGVINLIVDMKNTPGFKVGKIEEKMGILASGTAELVFEDAEIPAENLLGKPGQGFKQMMMGLDAGRIGIGSQACGIGRAALEDALAYAKERVQFGKPIATFQAIQFKLADMAMELDAAELMLLRAAWMEDNHLDYEKESAMAKCYASDVAMRAAIEGVQIFGGYGYTKEYPAERHMRDAKICQIYEGTNEIQRVVIARKLLGLR, from the coding sequence GAAGAAATCTGCCGCAAACTGGGCGAAATGGGTATTATGGGCGTTGCCGTACCTCAGGAATACGGCGGGGCGGGCATGGATATCGTGACGTATGTTCTCTGTATGATCGAGATTTCCAAAGCCTGTGCAAGCTGCGGAGTGATTGTGTCGGTCAATAATTCTCTTTACGGATATCCCGTAATGGCGTTTGGGACAGAAGAGCAGAAGAAAAAGTACCTGACTCCTGTAGCCAGCGGGAAAGTTGAAGGCTGCTATGGACTGACGGAGCCCAGCGCCGGTTCGGATGCAGCCGCATTGAAATGCCGGGCCGTACTGAAAGGGGACAAATATATTGTCAATGGTACCAAGATCTTCATAACGAACGGCAATGTGGCCCATTACTGCGTTTTAGCTGTCACGACAGATCCTGCATTAGGGTACAAGGGGGTCATCAATCTCATTGTGGATATGAAGAACACCCCGGGTTTTAAAGTAGGAAAGATCGAGGAGAAGATGGGAATCCTCGCTTCCGGAACGGCGGAGCTGGTATTTGAGGATGCCGAGATACCTGCGGAAAACCTTCTGGGAAAACCGGGGCAGGGATTCAAACAGATGATGATGGGGCTCGATGCAGGGAGAATCGGCATCGGTTCCCAGGCCTGCGGTATCGGTCGAGCGGCCCTTGAAGACGCCCTCGCCTATGCAAAAGAAAGAGTGCAGTTCGGTAAACCGATTGCAACCTTCCAGGCCATCCAGTTCAAACTTGCCGACATGGCAATGGAACTTGATGCGGCGGAGTTGATGCTCCTTCGCGCCGCCTGGATGGAGGATAATCACCTTGATTATGAGAAAGAATCTGCCATGGCAAAGTGTTATGCGTCCGATGTCGCAATGAGGGCAGCCATCGAAGGGGTACAGATATTTGGTGGTTATGGGTACACGAAGGAATACCCCGCTGAGAGGCACATGCGGGATGCAAAGATCTGTCAGATCTATGAAGGTACGAACGAAATTCAGAGGGTGGTTATCGCGAGAAAACTCCTCGGTTTACGATAA